The Primulina eburnea isolate SZY01 chromosome 18, ASM2296580v1, whole genome shotgun sequence genome segment CTGTGGCTGTGACCTTAGCTGAAGAAAGTGTTAATGCTGATGCTCCTAAGGAATTATCGACAGGGGATAATATTTCTCCTGCTCCAGTCTTTACTCAAGAGCAATATGCTGAGATAATAAAGTTGTTGGGAGGCCATAATATGAATAACACAAGTACACCAGTCGCCAATATGGCAGGTAATGTACGTTCAAAAGATTGTGCAAATTGGATAATAGATACCGGTGCAAACGAACATATGACTGGATGCCTCTCATTGCTACAAGATGCTAAAACCATGGCTAATCCATCTAATTCTGTTAAGTTGCCAAATGGTAATACGCTGCCCATCAGTCACATAGGATCAGTGTTTATATCTCCTTCCCTTACCTTGCATAATGTGCTTTGTGTTCCACATTTTCAATTCAATCTCTTATCTGTTTCCAAGTTTACCACATCCCATAACTGTTCTGTTACTTTTTATCCTCGATTTTGCTTGTTTCAGGACCTAACAAATGGGAGGATAGTTGGGATTGGTAAAGAAAGGAATGGGTTATATCATCTTGTCGGTCAGCTGCTTCAACACTTCAACTTTTCTCATATTGTAAATTTGTTGCCATTTTCTGTTCCTAGTTGTAATACCTTACATTACCAGAATAATCTTGTGAGTAGTAGCTCATTCTCGGTTGATTGTGATATTTGGCACAAACGGTTAGGACATATGTCTATCTCTAGGATGCAATTGTTGCCTTTTTTGACAAAGAATATGTCATTGAAGCATTGCTCAATTTGTCCTTTGTCAAAGCAATCGAAACTCTCATTTCCCAAGTTAAGTTTGACAAAAAGCCTGGTGCCCTTTCAATTAGTGCACATGGACATTTGGGGTCCTTTTAATACACCTACATATAATGGGGAGAGGTATTTTTTAACCATAGTTGATGACTTCTCTAGAGGGACTTGGGTTTTTCTGATGCAATCAAAGCTGGATATATTTAGAATTCTCCAACATTTTTTTGCCATGATAAATACTCAATTCTCAGCTCAGATTAAGTCCATTCGGTCGGACAATGCATTAGATTTTTTCAAGACCGAATGTAGCAATTTTTTTGCCTCACACGGTGTTATTCATTTCAGCTCTTGTCCTTACACTCCACAACAAAATGGTGTGGTTGAACGTAAGCATAGACACATTCTTGATATAGCCCGCTCACTAAGATTTCAAGCCTCTCTTCCTCTAAGATTTTGGGGTGATTGTGTGATGACATCGGTTTATCTCATCAATAGAACACCAAGCCCTTTACTGGGAAACAAAACACCTTTTGATATCTTGTTTCATAAAAAACCAGCATATGATCATCTTAGAGTCTTGGGGTGCCTTTGCTATGTTGCATCTCCCACCATTGAGCATAAATTCGTTGCCCGGGCAACAGCTTGTGTCTTTCTTGGATACTCAAATGTCCAAAAGGGATACAAAGTTATGAACCTTCAAACCAAGAAATTTCTTGTTTCCCGAGATGTTGTATTCCATGAACACTTATTTCCTTTTGCTGAGAATGTACCAGCTGCTCCTCCATTCCCTCATTCATCTCCTTGTCCAGACACCTTCACTGAAAATGAGTGTCAGTCTCAATCCACAAGTGAGTCTTCAAATTTACCCTCACAGCCTCTTGATCAGGCACCATCAATTAGAAGATCTTGTAGAACTAAAACCATCCCTCGGTGGACCAAAGATTTTGCTTGTCCTACATTACCTCAAAGTAATGCCTCTCATTGTCTATATCCTCTCTCTCAACATATTTCCTATTCCAGATTTTCACCAGCTTATCAAGCCTTTGCAGCTGCACTTTCTTCTTTTTCAGAACCCCGTTTTTATCATGAGGCAATTAAAGATCCTAGATGGCTAAAAGCTATGGAATTAGAACTTGCAGCTCTGGATTCTAATCACACTTGGGATGTGGTTAATCTGCCTGCTCATGTCAAACCCATTGGCTGTCGTTGGGTGTACAAAGTGAAGCATCATTCTGATGGTTCAGTGGATAAATTCAAAGCCCGTTTGGTTGCCAAAGGGTATACTCAACAACCGGGAGTTGATTTCCATGACACGTTTTCTCCTACTGCCAAGATTGTCACAATTCGTTGCCTCCTTAGTATAGCAGCAGCCAATAACTGGCCATTAACACAAATGGATGTGGCTAATGCTTTTATTCAAGGTGATTTGGATGAGGAGATCTATATGACGCTTCCGCTTGGTTATCACATTCAAGGGCCTCAAAAAGTATGCCGTTTGCGCAAATCATTGTATGGTCTTAAGCAAGCCTCGAGGCAATGGAATCATAAATTTGCCGGAATAATGAGAGATGCTGGATACACACAGTCTCATCATGATCACTCCCTCTTTACTAAACGTGATTCTCAGCATATAACTATCTTAGTTGTCTACGTGGATGACATTGTCATCACTGGaagtgattcagatttgattACTGACTTGAAGAATTTCTTGCATTGTCATTTACAAATCCGTGATCTTGGTCAGCTGAAGTACTTCTTGGGCATCGAGATTGCTCGATCACCTGAAGGCATATATCTCAATCAACGCAAATATGCGTTGGAACTTATTGAGGATTCAGGCATCGCTGGGAGTAAGCCTTTTGAGACACCAATGGAACAAAATAAGAAACTGACTACTACGGAACTCGATTGCATTATTAATCCAGACACCCATAGTAATGCAACTCCTCATGATCCTTTGCTGTCCACTCCTGATTCTTATCAGCGGTTGGTTGGTCGATTGATCTATCTCACCATCACAAGGCCTGATATTTCTTATGTTGTTCAGCACCTTAGTCAATTCATGCATTCTCCAAAAAAGTCTCACATGGATGCAGCTATTCGCGTAGTGAAATATCTGAAATATTCTCCTGGTTTGGGCATCTTATTAAAGGCTCACAATTCTATGGTTCTTTCAGCCTACTGTGATTCCGATTGGGCTTCTTGTCCCATGACCAGACGCTCTTTAACTGGATTTTGTATCAAACTTGGGGATTCCTTATTATCTTGGAGAACCAAGAAGCAAAATACAGTGTCACGTTCTTCGGCCGAAGCAGAATACCGAGCCATGGCGACTACTACATGTGAAATCGTTTGGATTCGTGGTCTGCTACATGACATGGGAGTGACACTTCACCAACCAACAACTCTTTATTGTGACAATCAAGCCGCACTTCACATTGCAGCTAATCCTATGTACCACGAACGCACTAAACATATTGAGATCGATTGTCACGTGGTCCGTGAAAAAATCATGTTGGGATTTCTGCAAACCGCTCATGTTTCTACTACTGATCAACTTgcagatatcttcaccaaaAGCTTGGGCAAGGATCAGCATTTTTACTTACTCTCCAAGCTTGGTACTCGAAACTTGTACCAAGCTTGAGGGGGGTGTGTTGAGTGTTGGTTAGTTAGCTTGTTAGTTAGATAAGAAACGTGTTTTGATTACTTTGCATTTTTTCCTTTCTATCAGCGACTTTACGGTTATAGGAATAGTATTTGTATACGATACTTTGGACGATTGTTCATTCAATTCAATTCAAGAGATTTCATCTCCAGTTCTTTCTACTTCATTTAACACATTAGAAAAACTATTTTAAAGAAACTAATTAATGTGGGATATCTTTTTATTGATTCTTTGGAGATCGCTTCAGCACTTTTTCCCTTGGTATTAAAATGCATGTCTCCTGCTGAGGGATCTCTGTGAGTTAAGTTGTAGGGTTATTTGGCTGCATGGGGTATCTGACTGCTGATGCCAGGATTCTGTGCTGTTCAATCTGAAAGAGTTCATGCAGTTTGCTCTTGAGGTAGCAGTACTCGTGTTCCAAAATTTCCAATGCTCTCAAACACCTGGCAATACCAAATCATTAATGTATCAGTTCTTTCTGACAACGTATGTAGTTGCCAAAAAAGAAAGCGAACTCTAGTGGAACACCATCTTTCATGGTAAGAAAAATGCAAAGATATGTATAATTCTGGTAGATGATACTTAATAATAGGAGTATTTTCTAATGCGCAAAGAGGGAACAACCCGGGTCTGTTATTTTGCTGGGAAATGGCACGGAAGGCGACGCACACATTTCGAACTCTTTTGGCACCAATGCTGGAACTGCTCCCCACCAGCTGATTCAAATGGATTCCTATTTTCTTGTAATCcaacaactctatatccacCCTGTTTGTGCTAAAAATAATTACTTAGGAAGCCCGACTTAATCATAGGCCCAATTATATTATATGGGCCCATGAGCTGTAGCAGATTAATTTGTATCGATTCAAACTGATCACGACGTGGGAGAAAAGAAATGGAAATCGTGCTAAGGTGGTGGGAAAAATCATGGGCTCATGGGGGAGTGGAATAAGCTACCTTTCACAGCGAAGAAAAGAAGGGATCGGCAAGAACagaaacacacacacaacacaacTCTTCAACACAGACAAATCTGCAAATACTCTCTGCAAAATTTCCAATATTCAAGCAATAGTCTTTTTCAAGCTTTCAAGCATATTTCTATTTACGTCTTCTCGTTTGTAGATTTCAGCAacttcatattttatatttttatgtcttgtaaatttctacagtttattgaaaatataaacgatGTCAGAGATTTATTCCTCAAATCCCaatagttttctttattttggcgttatagttgttttaggagattagaaccgacgatcaaatttagaattcacaATCGCttgtttttagaagttagattttatcatttttacacaaatcggtgcacttcgcacctggcacgcccgcaacaccaaatattgtgcaaacatatttttggcacGCCCAGTGGGACCATCACTATGCCGCCAAGAAGGAAAGAAAACGTCAATCAAAGAGACGGAAAGTTTCTACCAAGCCAGGAAGAGACTCATGCTCCACAGATAGAACAATCGGCTTCTGAAGAGCCGACCAGGGAGTTGGATTTGCATCCAAGTCATGTTCCAGAGGTATATGCTCATATTTCAAATGATTTGGTTGAAACGTTGGCTGCGATAAAATTTGAAGAAATATCAGAAGCACTGTCCAAAGCTGTGTCTGATTGCTTGAAGACAGTATTGGGTAAACCGAACCAATCAACCAACAAAGAGCAAAATACCATTGTTAAAGAGGCTGATCAGGGGAGTAATCAATTCACTGAACTCGACCAGGGAGCAGGACACTCAATGGCTGGCGATCCTCGCCGCCCAGAGTTGGCACTCCCAAACCAACGGGAAGGAAGTTACACACTATCACATAAAAAGGAGAAAACTTTAGGTGGAAGAGTTCGGCCATATCCACGTACAGATGGAGCAGGGAGTTTGAAACAACCTGTCAACCAAGTCCATGCGATTACTAATCCTTTGTATCAACCAGGAATGGATGATGATATACCACACTTGGGTTATCATGG includes the following:
- the LOC140820113 gene encoding pseudo histidine-containing phosphotransfer protein 6-like isoform X2 yields the protein MLGLNEELLRADMNRLLNLLFHQGVLDEQFLQLQQLQDESSPDFVSEVVNIYFHETEKLLRNLRELLVDIELLDYKKIGIHLNQLVGSSSSIGAKRVRNVCVAFRAISQQNNRPGCLRALEILEHEYCYLKSKLHELFQIEQHRILASAVRYPMQPNNPTT
- the LOC140820113 gene encoding pseudo histidine-containing phosphotransfer protein 6-like isoform X1 — protein: MLGLNEELLRADMNRLLNLLFHQGVLDEQFLQLQQLQDESSPDFVSEVVNIYFHETEKLLRNLRELLVDIELLDYKKIGIHLNQLVGSSSSIGAKRVRNVCVAFRAISQQNNRPGLFPLCALENTPIIKYHLPELYISLHFSYHERWCSTRVRFLFWQLHTLSERTDTLMIWYCQVFESIGNFGTRVLLPQEQTA